The window AACATACATGGTGTGGAGCAGGGGCTGGTCGAAACCGGTCTGGTACTTCTCGGCAACGAGAAGGACTTGATAGTCGTCGGAAGAAAATCGTTCCGGAAGCTCTTTCTCCCGAATGCCCGCATTCATTCCTACTTCTGTGTACTCCTTTTCTGGAACATCGGGGTCCACGACGGTGCCCGAAAAGGCGACGAGCGTCTTGATGCCGTGATAGGACTTGTCCGCGATATACTGATCAAACGAGTGTTTGTACCGGACAGCGTGGAGGCGACTGGAGGTAACCACCATGGCCTTGGCCTTTCCCCCAATTTTGTGCATCGTATGCTGACGGAAGTGCTCTACCATAACTTCCGTCTTCTGGGCGATATTGTGGGGATGCAAGCTCATGAAGCGGGCCAGGGCCTGCGCCGCCTTGCGTTTCTCCACAGAGGGATCGTCTTCGATAGATTTCACCAGGCGGTAGTAAGTAGTGTATGTGGTGTAGTGGCGCAGCACATCGAGGATGAAGCCCTCTTCAATCGCCTGACGCATGCTGTATAGATGAAAGGGGGCAGGCTTGCCGTCTGCTCCTGGCCGTCCAAAAACCTCAAGGGTCTTGTACTTCGGAGTTGCTGTGAAAGCGAAGAAGCTGATGTTCGACTGGCGCCCACGACGGGCAATAGTGCGCAGAATCTCCTCTTCGTGCTCAATCAGTCTTTCTTCCCGCGAGCGACGCGCCACTTCCTCTTCCAGGGCGGCACGACCCAGGACTCCTTTTAGCTCGGTTGCGGTTTCGCCGCCCTGTGAACTGTGCGCCTCGTCGATGATGACCGCGTAGCGCCGCTTCGGTAAGGTGCCCGCCCGCTCGGCAACAAAGGGGAACTTTTGTAGAGTCGTAATGATGATCGGGGTTCCACCGGCGAGGGCATCGCCGAGCTGCGCGGAGTCCACATCGATCTTTTGAACCACGCCCTGCCTGTGCTCGAATTGATAGATGGTGTTCTGGAGTTGCTGATCGAGAACGACGCGGTCGGTGACCACAACTACCGAATCGAAAACCTTGTCATCCTTCGACGTATAGAGGGTTGCCAACCTATGAGCAAGCCAAGCGATGGAATTGCTTTTGCCGCTTCCGGCTGAGTGCTGGATCAGATAGTTCGTTCCTGCTCCAGTATCGCGCGCGTTGGCCACCAGAGCCCGCACGACCTCCAGTTGGTGGTAGCGCGGAAAAATCATGCTCTCGCGCCGGATTTTGCGCCCGCCGATCCTGTGCTCCTCGACTGAAAGATGAATGAATCGGGCCAAGATCTCGAGTAGAGAGTCCCTACTCAGGACTTCCTCCCAGAGGTAGGCAGACTTCCACCCTGCTGCGTTGTCTGGATTTCCCGCGCCCCCGTCGTTCCCCCGGTTAAAAGGTAGAAAGTGTGCGCCGGAGCCCACTTTCGTGGACATGTAGACCTCCTCAGTATCAACCGCGAAATGTACAAGAGAGCGCTTCTTGAACTGAAAGATCAGGTCGCCCGAGTCCCGATCGTGGGTGTACTGCGCGACGGCGTCTCGCCCAGTTTGGCCCGTCATGGGGTTCTTCAGTTCGACAGTAACCACGGGGACACCATTCAGAAGCAACAGGAGGTCGAGGCTGTTGCCGTGACGCGGCGAGTACCGCACCTGTCGCAAAACGCTCAGGCGGTTCGCGGCGTAGAGGGCTTGAATGTCAGGATTGAGACCGCTGGCCGGAGCAAAGTAGGCTACTCGGAAGAGCTTACCGAAGCATTTGAAGCCGTGACGAAGCACGGAAAGACATCCTTCATGCTCGGAGTTCAGCGCGCGGCACAAGTCGTCCAGTAGCGTGGTAGCCGCGTTGTCTTTCTGAAGATCTCGTAAGTAGGACCATTCTTTGGGTTGCGTCGCCTGAATGAAGGAAACGACTTCCTCGCGGTCCAGACAGACCTCAGGATCGAATGCCGCGCGATTGCCTGCGGTGTACCCGCCTATGGTGGTCAGGTATTCCTCGATGGCGGACTCAAAAGCCGATTCTGTGTGTTTCTGCGACTTCACTAGACTGCGCCTGTTGACACTTGGACTTCTTGCTCCCCGGATGAAATGCCAACCTCTTGACCCACAGGAGTCCAGATATTCACATCGGTTGCCTTCGTTTCAATGCTAACCACAAGCGCATAGCGAAGGCGCGCCGTCCCGTCACTCGGGGAACCAAGATCTGATCGATGTCCATTCTCGAAGAAAGCGTCCAACATCATGACCTTCAGTTCCTATACTTTCTAATCCGGGCGAACCAAGCTTTCACGGATTCTAACTCGCTCTCAAGGGGCGCGACGTCCGGTGCTACGTAGTTTACTTTGGCGCTCTTGTCATGCCGTTTGGCCCATTGCGAAACGCGCTTGTAACTCGCCTGAAATTCACGGTCGTCATCTTCCGTAAAGCGAGCGAGAACCTTTACCATATTGGGACGCACTTCGAGACCACCTTCGGTTACAAGAGCGCCAGCGATCTCTTGGCTGAAGATCCTTTCCCAAGTTTCGGATAGATGACCTGCCCAGATTGCTACTTCGCTCTCGTATTCGGATTCGGTCCAAGATTCTTGTTCCCTCTTGATTCGTGCCAGCATACGACCCAACTCGTCGAACCGCTGCGGTACGTCCTTGGCTTTCCAAGGATGTTCATTTGTGCAAGATCCAGGCTTCTTCTCGCCCGCGCGACTTCTCACCACGGACCGTTCCGCGATTGAAATACCGCGGCCGCCGGCCTCCCGTTTGAGGTCCGCGACGAAGGAAACGTCGTGAGTAAAAATGATCACCTGGCGGTTCTCCGCCAGGTCTGCTATACGTGCAGCTACTAATTCACGGCGTATGTGGTCGAGCGAGCTCACAGGATCATCAATGATGAGTGCAGATTGCGACCCGTCCAATTGCACTTCAGTGAAGAAGGCCGCCAATCCCAGAGCGGTCTTCTCTCCTTCGCTCAAGATCTTGGGCACCGTGACGTCCTGACGAGTCCCAACGAGCTTCGGTTGATGAAGCAGGCGGGCGTGTTCAGCGCGCGTTTTGCTGATTGTCACCCTCTCCAAACGGAGCCGTTCAGTTTCCCGAGTGAAGGAATCCCGAACCACTTCAGTAATGCTGTTCTCGGACCATTCCGCTATCTTGCGTGTAATCGGGCCAGTCGCGGCAGAGGTCTTCACTTCTTCGAGCGACCTCTTTTCTTTGAGTCTGGCGATCTCTCTCGTAATCGTGTCTCGGGAATCCTTGATCGATTGAATGAGTTCCAACTCTGCGCGCAACCGAGCCTTCTTTGCGATCTCCTCCTTCAACAGTGCAGGATCGGCCAGACGCTCGGCAGACTCTCGTGCCGCAGAAGCTGCTTCCGTGATTCGAGAAGTGATAGCAGCAACGTCCGGTTGCTTGCGGCCTTGTTCGCCCTCAAGGGATCCTTGGACTTCCTTTTGGACGCTTTGATATTGCTCAAGCACGTCCTTGGCATCCGAAGCGATCCTCGGATAGATTGTCGCGAGATCCCGGAGAATCTCTATAATGTTTTCCGGAAGCACGACCAACCGGGCTATTGTGGACTCTTTCTCCCCCAGAGAGCGCCTGCGTTCGTCCAATCGGACCTGCACATCTGCTTGCACGAAGGATTCGAAACGGGCCAAACGGTCTCTTGCATCCTCGTGCAGATTCTGCTGACAGAACACACAACGGGCACCGGAATCGATGTGCGGAAACGCCAATTCGCGATACGCGGTACTTTCTGAGAATCTGCGCGCAGAGTCCCAGAGTTCTCTCCATGCTGAGTTACCCACACCCTGAATCGGTTCATTCGCAAAGGACTGGGCGGCCAAGCGTGATGACTCCTCCAGAGATTCGACTTCCCGGCGCTCCGTAGCCAAGGCTGCCATCTGTTCCGTACCCAGAGCGGCAGAGATTCGCGCCAAGTGCTCCCCCAACTTGGAAAGCTTATCAGCATGGCGCATTGTCTGCCGCTGGGACGTTGTGTCGCCCGCGCGCAAACGATTCTCTTCTGCAAGAAGCGATTCGGGTGTTGCCTCGGCATGGTCCAAGCGCTGGATAATGGAATCAAGGTCCGCTATAGGTGTATCTGCGCTAACTCCGCGGAGGAAGGTGTCCGGGGGGCTCCCTGCTGCTTCGTCAGAGGGGGCAGGCAGGGTCTCGCGAGCCACGCTGTTCTGCTGTAAGCGGGCATCGATTCGTTCCCGGACGGCCACGCACGCTTCAATTAGCCCATCCACAACAAAGAGTTCGGACGGGCGGTACGGGAAATCCGATTCTGAGGATATGTACGCTACCCCACAGTGCGCGTCAAAGAAGCGCATTCTCTGCACTTCGGACGAATGGTGCTCCGGCCATTCCAGCTCCAACTCCTGGTCAGAGATCAAGACCTTTACGAACGCCTTGGGCTTTGCGGCGGTCGTATCGCGAAAGACATCGGAAAGGATTTCCTCCTGATGGCGTGCTCGTGCAATTCGTTTGAGTATTCGGGCATAGCCGGATTTTCCACAGCCGTTATCACCGTAGACTATGGTTATCCCTTCTGGTGCGCAGGTCAGAGGCTCTGCCGATGCAAGAGCATTAACATGCTCCGGATTTGTGACCGATAGGAGCCGCACAGATTCGGTCTTCGTATCTGACCAGGAAAGATCGTCCACGCTGAGTGTGTCATGTTTTGAGGACGATCCCGATAGTATTTCCTCCAGCAGGTGGTCATATTCATCCGCCGTCAGGATTTCTCCAGCCGCACTGCGAGTCATCACTTGCTGCTGCCACCACGGGCGGCTGAGACTCCATTCGACAATGTCCGCGGCAAGAGACACTACGCTACCTCCTCCCGGACATCAATCTTCCCCGTCACCGCCGCCGAAATGACGGCGGTCCGGTATTCGCGCAGCAGATCGATGGACTGGCGGACCTTGCTCCCCAAGGCGTGAACACGGCTTGCGCCGGTTTTCACGTGAGCGACGATCTTCATTTGCTCAACGAGCGGCGGAAGGGGTACCCAAGTTGCCTTCACGATTTCAGTATTCAGGTTCGGTTGTCCAGACCCCTGCCTGATCATCTCCCGGAACGTCCTCGTAAGGGACGCGAGGTAGTAGAAAAGAAACTCTATGGACGCGCCCCGGTCAATGTTCAGGAAAGCAACGACGCCGTCATTTGCGCAGCCGCCAAGCCCGAGAATTTTGGGAACGCCAAGGGTGGCGCCACTGTTGGTCAGCACCAAGGTCCCGGCTGGCATGAATCTGCTGTACTCCATCCCTTCTGCGGTAAGCATTGATTCCGTATCAGTTAGCAGTGTACTCTCGTCCTTGGTTATGTCCGCAACAGTAATCCAAGGCACATGATCACCAAAGAAAAAACGGGAGTCACCAGCGGGCCGTGGTGATGCACCGCGGACAACCCGCGCAAGATGGGAAAACCGTTTCACCTCCCACCCCTCCGGCATCTCCCCCAACCACTCAATTCCCGAGTCCTTCATCTTCGCGTTCGGATCGAGCCCCTTCGTCACGGCATGGCTGATGAGCACCGTCCGTTTCTCTTGCAGAAGCTCGATCTGCCGCTCCTTTTTCCCTATCAGAGCGTCGATGCGGGCCGTTTCGCGGTCGAGAAAGGAGGCGATGGCGCGTTGTTGAGGGAGTGGGGGGAGAGGGATGGGGATCGAAGCTACGTCGCTGGCGTTGACAGCCGGGTAGCTGACCCCGACAGAGCGGGCGACTACTGTTTCTACAAAGCCGGATTCACGCAACGCGTACCCGAGATAACCTGGGTCAACATGTTTCGGACGTACGACGGCAAAACCAGTCGAAACGATCAGGTTTTCGGACGCTCCTCGAATGTCGGCAATTGCACGCAGATACGTGCGCACGGTTGAAACGATTGTATCACCATTACGAGCAATCCGGCGGGCCCGCGACGGAGCGTTTTCGAAAGTCAAGGTTTCTGTCTTTCTGATTCCTGCCACGTAGTCGACGCTCCCAATATCGACGTAGACCATTTCAAAGTCGGGGTCCGTCGTCTCCGGGAGGGCCTCATCATTGATGGAAGCGGCGTATTTTAACCTCTTTACCTCCCAGCCCTTCGGTAGCTCCCCCAGCCACTCGATCCCCGATTCCTTCCGTGGCGCTGTTACCAAGGCTGTCATTTGGAAGGCCCTCTCGGCTGCGGGACTCTTGCACAACTATCCAACCGGCGATGAAGCAGAGAAATCAGAGCCAGGCAATCTACTGCATCGTCCTCTCCTTCCCAAAGAATCTTGGGTTCGTGAGCACGGGGATTGCGGATCGCGGCAAAGCAACCCTTCAGGAGGAGGGCAAAACCCTTGTGTTCCGACCGCTCCGTTTCCGTGCGGAGGGTGTTGAGAGCCAGTTTGGGTCGCTCGATGGAAAAAACACGATCCACCAGCGCCGCCCCGTCTCCTTGTTCACCAGAAAGATCGCGAATGCGTTGCGCCAGGCCTTTCGTTGCCTCAAAGACAGCATGAAAGTAGTTGTCGGCGAGCAGTTCGCGCCTACAGTATTTCAAAACCTCCGCATGGATCCGCCGGCCACGGAACTTTGCCTGAATCGTTTTGGCCCGGCGCTCGGCCTCATCGAGAGTGCTGGCTGGCTGACACTCCCTGAATTTTCCGTCCCGCCCGTACTCCAACCCAGAGAAGGCGAGAATTGCGTTGAGTTCTTGGCGCTGGCGCTCGAAATCCTCACTCCGACCAACGAAGCGCGATGGGGCCACAAAGGCTTGAATGAAGTCCACTATGCCGTTGCCGCTCTTGTGAACCTCCTGGTATTCAGTGAAGACCCAGTGAAGGCGCCGCCATTTGGTCGATTGGCCCGATCGGTCTTCCAAGCGCCGATCGCGCAAGAACCGATCGATGTCGGTCCCGGTACCACACTCGCCGAGAAGCTTCGCCAGTGCCTCAACGGATCCTGCGGGAAAGGGCGGCACGGCGGTCATTGCTCCCATAAGTTCCCCCGCTGGGCGATGCCCGGAAAAATGTGCCGCAGAAGCACCGGTGCTCCCATGCACGCATCTAAGTCCCTCGCTCTCATTTGCTCCCTTTTGTCCTTGCTTTCCGACCTACGCTGCCCACCTTTTTGCCATGGGGGAGGATGGATGCTTCTTTCGGCAGGACATAGACCCCCAATAGCAAATGATCAATCACCTTCAAAGCCGCTCCAATCTGTGCCTGCGTGGGTGGTTTCATGTCGTGTGCCGCCTCATTGCCCAGATGACGCAAACGATGCAAGATGTTGGCGCCATCTGGGGTTAGCATAGCCTTCTTAACCAGTTCATCGATTCGCTGCTCAAGATTCCGCTTCTTCACCTTGAGATCCTTGCATACGGCCTCGACCACCGCTCGAATTCCTATCCCAACGAGAGTGGGAAAATTGCCTTGAGCTGCGGCCAGTGTTTCGCGGTAGACAGCCTGAATTATCTCTGGCACATTGTAGACGTCTTCCCGCAGGTATAGCTCGTCTGCGATCGAGCGCTG of the Leptospirales bacterium genome contains:
- a CDS encoding AAA family ATPase; this encodes MSLAADIVEWSLSRPWWQQQVMTRSAAGEILTADEYDHLLEEILSGSSSKHDTLSVDDLSWSDTKTESVRLLSVTNPEHVNALASAEPLTCAPEGITIVYGDNGCGKSGYARILKRIARARHQEEILSDVFRDTTAAKPKAFVKVLISDQELELEWPEHHSSEVQRMRFFDAHCGVAYISSESDFPYRPSELFVVDGLIEACVAVRERIDARLQQNSVARETLPAPSDEAAGSPPDTFLRGVSADTPIADLDSIIQRLDHAEATPESLLAEENRLRAGDTTSQRQTMRHADKLSKLGEHLARISAALGTEQMAALATERREVESLEESSRLAAQSFANEPIQGVGNSAWRELWDSARRFSESTAYRELAFPHIDSGARCVFCQQNLHEDARDRLARFESFVQADVQVRLDERRRSLGEKESTIARLVVLPENIIEILRDLATIYPRIASDAKDVLEQYQSVQKEVQGSLEGEQGRKQPDVAAITSRITEAASAARESAERLADPALLKEEIAKKARLRAELELIQSIKDSRDTITREIARLKEKRSLEEVKTSAATGPITRKIAEWSENSITEVVRDSFTRETERLRLERVTISKTRAEHARLLHQPKLVGTRQDVTVPKILSEGEKTALGLAAFFTEVQLDGSQSALIIDDPVSSLDHIRRELVAARIADLAENRQVIIFTHDVSFVADLKREAGGRGISIAERSVVRSRAGEKKPGSCTNEHPWKAKDVPQRFDELGRMLARIKREQESWTESEYESEVAIWAGHLSETWERIFSQEIAGALVTEGGLEVRPNMVKVLARFTEDDDREFQASYKRVSQWAKRHDKSAKVNYVAPDVAPLESELESVKAWFARIRKYRN
- a CDS encoding DEAD/DEAH box helicase family protein codes for the protein MKSQKHTESAFESAIEEYLTTIGGYTAGNRAAFDPEVCLDREEVVSFIQATQPKEWSYLRDLQKDNAATTLLDDLCRALNSEHEGCLSVLRHGFKCFGKLFRVAYFAPASGLNPDIQALYAANRLSVLRQVRYSPRHGNSLDLLLLLNGVPVVTVELKNPMTGQTGRDAVAQYTHDRDSGDLIFQFKKRSLVHFAVDTEEVYMSTKVGSGAHFLPFNRGNDGGAGNPDNAAGWKSAYLWEEVLSRDSLLEILARFIHLSVEEHRIGGRKIRRESMIFPRYHQLEVVRALVANARDTGAGTNYLIQHSAGSGKSNSIAWLAHRLATLYTSKDDKVFDSVVVVTDRVVLDQQLQNTIYQFEHRQGVVQKIDVDSAQLGDALAGGTPIIITTLQKFPFVAERAGTLPKRRYAVIIDEAHSSQGGETATELKGVLGRAALEEEVARRSREERLIEHEEEILRTIARRGRQSNISFFAFTATPKYKTLEVFGRPGADGKPAPFHLYSMRQAIEEGFILDVLRHYTTYTTYYRLVKSIEDDPSVEKRKAAQALARFMSLHPHNIAQKTEVMVEHFRQHTMHKIGGKAKAMVVTSSRLHAVRYKHSFDQYIADKSYHGIKTLVAFSGTVVDPDVPEKEYTEVGMNAGIREKELPERFSSDDYQVLLVAEKYQTGFDQPLLHTMYVDKRLGGIQAVQTLSRLNRTHMGKEDTFVLDFVNSPDEILAAFQPYYAQTLVGEQAEAKQLYELQARLSAQQVFHLQEVEEFARVFYKPNNTQSATDHARLNACIDPAVRRFRELDEDSRQKFRKDLTAFRNLYAFLSQVIPFQDTDLEKLYSYVRFLVTKLPSDRGPIYTFDDDVTLKYYRLQKISEGSIQLDPKKRSPIDGPTDVGTRSAQGEKIQLSRLIDILNERFGTEFKPGDQLFLDSVHEDAIADPVIREAALANSEENFGYVFLRALDGLFIDRMEQNEDITGRFMNDSAFRDVVGKVLLKSVYESIRTGGANGSAEPFERLDSPEAGVDSVPLMSLRAAAGAFGQSQSIEPECWVRPYTKHKLRPGMFVAQVVGQSMEPRIPDGAWCLFRSPVEGSRQGRIVLVQHRDVHDPETGGAYTVKRYESRKGLSTDEQWQHEEIRLLPENPNYEPIVITNTDGADLAVIAEFVDVLRREEAA
- a CDS encoding DUF4145 domain-containing protein, which encodes MSTIKESKTTGTEAFVECPTCHSSTRHSVERAVDWSEYYEEPGIHAYATLQILRCNGCDTFSFRSIESNSEDIGDDVDGRMVLRERAALYPERPQRSIADELYLREDVYNVPEIIQAVYRETLAAAQGNFPTLVGIGIRAVVEAVCKDLKVKKRNLEQRIDELVKKAMLTPDGANILHRLRHLGNEAAHDMKPPTQAQIGAALKVIDHLLLGVYVLPKEASILPHGKKVGSVGRKARTKGSK
- a CDS encoding TIGR02391 family protein, whose translation is MTAVPPFPAGSVEALAKLLGECGTGTDIDRFLRDRRLEDRSGQSTKWRRLHWVFTEYQEVHKSGNGIVDFIQAFVAPSRFVGRSEDFERQRQELNAILAFSGLEYGRDGKFRECQPASTLDEAERRAKTIQAKFRGRRIHAEVLKYCRRELLADNYFHAVFEATKGLAQRIRDLSGEQGDGAALVDRVFSIERPKLALNTLRTETERSEHKGFALLLKGCFAAIRNPRAHEPKILWEGEDDAVDCLALISLLHRRLDSCARVPQPRGPSK
- a CDS encoding restriction endonuclease subunit S, with amino-acid sequence MTALVTAPRKESGIEWLGELPKGWEVKRLKYAASINDEALPETTDPDFEMVYVDIGSVDYVAGIRKTETLTFENAPSRARRIARNGDTIVSTVRTYLRAIADIRGASENLIVSTGFAVVRPKHVDPGYLGYALRESGFVETVVARSVGVSYPAVNASDVASIPIPLPPLPQQRAIASFLDRETARIDALIGKKERQIELLQEKRTVLISHAVTKGLDPNAKMKDSGIEWLGEMPEGWEVKRFSHLARVVRGASPRPAGDSRFFFGDHVPWITVADITKDESTLLTDTESMLTAEGMEYSRFMPAGTLVLTNSGATLGVPKILGLGGCANDGVVAFLNIDRGASIEFLFYYLASLTRTFREMIRQGSGQPNLNTEIVKATWVPLPPLVEQMKIVAHVKTGASRVHALGSKVRQSIDLLREYRTAVISAAVTGKIDVREEVA